A stretch of Camelina sativa cultivar DH55 chromosome 18, Cs, whole genome shotgun sequence DNA encodes these proteins:
- the LOC104761243 gene encoding MATH domain-containing protein At5g43560-like, translated as MAETDQVDDGYGLKLAELFGKHTCKIEKYSVIDKKPIRSRLFEVGGCQWYILVYPEGCDVSGFLSLFLCVGNYDQLLPGWSHLAQFTMSVVNKNPKRSKFSDTLHQFCKKEHDWGWKKFMELPRLQDGFIDEFNSLTITAQVQVIRERVDRPFRCLDNDYRRELVRVYLPNVELIFRRFVQEKRSKLEKLMEDKARWTSLGAFWSGMDQDSRRGMSREKMNVILTGVVKCFFIKKEVTSTLVMDSLYSALKNLEGQPQNKKAPRMLEAKELPAPVVSVDKDMFVLDDYVLLLLERAVLEPMPPKDERGPQNRIKAGNNGEEFDKEESYEHDEMHLTELGRRVVEICALFHIFSKIEVAHQEAIVLKMQEELIREEEEAGVGSKGGQKKLNQKNRTKPKRNK; from the exons ATGGCAGAGACTGATCAGGTGGATGATGGCTATG GCCTTAAACTCGCTGAATTATTTGGAAAACATACATGTAAGATTGAGAAATATTCAGTAATCGACAAAAAGCCGATCCGTAGCCGTCTTTTTGAAGTCGGCGGCTGCCAATG gtatattttagtttatccCGAGGGATGTGATGTTTCCGGTTTTCTCTCCTTATTTCTCTGTGTTGGAAACTATGATCAACTTCTTCCAG GCTGGAGTCATCTTGCTCAGTTTACTATGTCTGTGGTGAATAAAAATCCAAAGAGGTCTAAGTTTtcag ATACGCTACACCAGTTTTGCAAGAAAGAGCATGACTGGGGATGGAAAAAGTTTATGGAGTTACCGAGGTTACAGGATGGGTTCATAGATGAATTTAACTCTCTTACAATTACTGCTCAAGTTCAGGTGATCAG AGAGAGGGTGGACCGACCTTTTCGCTGCCTTGATAATGATTACAGGAGAGAACTTGTTAGGGTGTATTTGCCAAATGTAGAGCTTATTTTCCGACGTTTTGTGCAAGAGAAAAGAAGCAAGCTTGAGAAGTTGATGGAGGACAAGGCAAGATGGACAAG CCTAGGTGCTTTCTGGTCAGGGATGGACCAAGACTCTAGGCGTGGGATGTCTAGAGAGAAAATGAACGTAATCCTGACAGGGGTTGTGAAATGCTTTTTCATAAAAAAGGAAGTTACATCCACTCTGGTGATGGATTCCTTGTATAGTGCGTTGAAAAATCTTGAAGGCCAACCTCAGAACAAGAAAGCTCCAAGAATGTTAGAAGCCAAAGAACTGCCAGCTCCGGTTGTTAGTGTGGACAAAGATATGTTCGTATTAGATGATTATGTGCTGTTACTCTTAGAGAGAGCTGTTCTAGAGCCAATGCCTCCAAAAGATGAGAGAGGTCCTCAGAACCGTATAAAG GCTGGCAATAATGGAGAAGAGTTTGACAAGGAGGAATCCTATGAGCATGATGAGATGCATTTAACTGAGTTGGGTAGACGAGTTGTGGAGATATGTGCTCTTTTCCATATCTTTAG CAAAATTGAGGTTGCGCATCAAGAAGCTATTGTGCTAAAGATGCAGGAGGAACTTATTCGTGAGGAAGAGGAAGCTGGAGTTGGCAGTAAGGGTGggcaaaaaaaacttaaccaaaaaaaccgaACCAAGCCAAAGCGAAATAAgtga
- the LOC104761244 gene encoding exocyst complex component EXO70A1-like: MGVAQAMEALTERAGLMKESLQKSQTITDNMVGILGSFDHRLSALETAMRPTQIRTHSIRRAHENIDKTLKAAEVILDQFDLSKKAEAKILRGPHEDLESYLEAIDQLRGTIKFFSNNKMFKSASGVISHATGLLSKALSKLEDEFRQILQNYSKPMEPDRLFECLPSNLRPSSEGEGGGGGKSHDPHHKSLENAIFTVPTVIPPRVLPLLHDLAQQMVQAGHQQQLFKTYRDTRAAVLEQSLRKLGVERLSKDDVQRMQWEVLEAKIGNWIHYMRISVKLLFAAEKKICDQILDGVESLRDQCFGEVTVNSVAVLLSFGEAIAKSKRSPEKLFVLLDMYEIMRELQPEIELLFGSQPCTEMKDSALNLTKRLAQTAQETFADFEEAVEKDATKTAVMDGTVHPLTSYVINYVKFLFDYQSTLRLLFQEFDCKDPDTELGAVTTRIMHALQNNLNGKSKQYKDAALTQLFLMNNVHYIVRSVRRSEAKDLLGDDWVQIHRRIVQQHANQYKRVSWAKILQCLTVQSSGSGPVDNSNISRASVKDRFKTFNSQFEELHQRQCQWTVPDSELRESLRLAVAEVLLPAFRSFLKRFGPMIESGKNPQKYIRFSPEDLERMLNEFFEGKTWSEPKR; encoded by the exons atggGGGTGGCTCAAGCGATGGAGGCTCTAACCGAACGAGCAGGTTTGATGAAGGAGTCTCTACAAAAGAGCCAGACCATTACCGACAACATGGTCGGAATCCTAGGTTCCTTTGACCACCGTCTCTCGGCTCTTGAAACAGCCATGCGTCCCACCCAG ATAAGAACACATTCTATAAGGAGAGCTCACGAGAATATTGACAAGACATTAAAAGCAGCTGAGGTTATATTGGATCAATTTGATCTCAGTAAAAAG GCGGAAGCTAAAATACTGAGAGGACCACATGAGGATCTTGAAAGTTACCTAGAAGCAATTGATCAACTGAGAGGAACTATCAAATTTTTCAGCAACAACAAGATGTTCAAGAGTGCCAGTGGAGTTATTAGTCATGCTACTGGTTTACTCTCTAAAGCTCTATCAAAGCTAGAGGATGAGTTCAGGCAGATACTGCAAAACTACAG CAAGCCAATGGAACCTGATCGCCTTTTCGAATGTCTTCCAAGCAATCTTAGACCATCATCAGAAGGTGAAGGTGGTGGTGGCGGGAAGAGCCATGATCCGCATCACAAGAGCTTAGAAAACGCTATTTTTACAGTCCCAACAGTCATTCCCCCGCGGGTCTTGCCTCTGCTTCATGATTTGGCTCAACAAATGGTTCAAGCTGGTCATCAGCAACAACTTTTCAAAACTTACAG GGATACTCGAGCTGCGGTGTTGGAACAGAGTTTGCGAAAACTAGGTGTAGAGAGGCTTAGCAAAGATGATGTTCAAAGAATGCAGTGGGAGGTCTTAGAGGCCAAGATTGGGAATTGGATTCATTACATGCGAATATCA GTGAAACTGTTGTTTGCTGCGGAAAAGAAAATCTGTGACCAAATACTCGATGGTGTTGAGTCTCTAAGAGATCAGTGTTTTGGTGAAGTCACTGTAAATAGTGTAGCTGTGCTGCTTAGTTTCGGGGAAGCTATTGCAAAAAGCAAGAGATCACCTGAGAAACTCTTTGTTCTGTTAGATATGTATGAAATAATGAGAGAGCTTCAGCCCGAG ATTGAGTTGCTCTTTGGAAGCCAACCTTGTACCGAGATGAAAGACTCAGCGCTGAATCTGACAAAGCGATTAGCTCAAACAGCTCAAGAAACATTTGCTGATTTTGAAGAAGCCGTTGAAAAGGATGCTACTAAAACCGCGGTTATGGATGGAACCGTACATCCTCTTACGAGCTATGTCATAAACTATGTCAAGTTCTTGTTCGA TTATCAATCGACGTTGAGGCTACTTTTTCAAGAGTTTGACTGTAAAGATCCTGATACTGAGCTGGGAGCTGTAACAACGAGGATCATGCACGCTTTGCAGAACAATCTGAATGGTAAATCGAAACAGTACAAAGATGCAGCATTAACTCAACTTTTCCTAATGAACAACGTTCACTACATTGTGAGATCTGTCAGGAG GTCAGAAGCAAAGGATTTATTGGGTGATGATTGGGTTCAAATACATCGAAGAATTGTACAACAACATGCAAATCAGTACAAGAGAGTTTCTTGGGCTAAG ATTTTGCAGTGTCTCACGGTTCAGTCGAGTGGGAGCGGACCGGTCGACAACTCTAATATATCAAGAGCATCAGTAAAAGACAGATTTAAGACTTTCAATTCTCAGTTTGAAGAGCTTCACCAAAGACAATGCCAATGGACTGTTCCGGACAGCGAGTTGCGTGAATCTCTCAGACTTGCTGTTGCAGAGGTCCTTTTACCTGCCTTCAGATCGTTTCTCAAACGTTTCGG ACCGATGATAGAGAGTGGTAAGAACCCACAGAAGTACATAAGGTTCAGTCCTGAGGATCTTGAGCGGATGCTTAACGAGTTCTTCGAAGGCAAGACTTGGAGTGAACCCAAGAGATAA
- the LOC104761245 gene encoding exocyst complex component EXO70A1-like — protein MSHVLHKSDLHELIVLEDKHNDESIKVDDGGKGNAHFIDEHHLVLHKDGKVDDRTTIYDPFKFKEILENYSKPIEPDHLFECLPSNLRPSPDGEGSGLEKANYSVPTSIPPMVLPLLHGLAQQMVKAGHQQQLIKTYRDTRRAVLEQSLQKLGVERFSKDEVHKMKWDILGAKIKNWIHYMRISVKLLFAMEKKNCNQIMDGVEPLRDQSFAEITTVSFDMLLSFGYAIAISRSPDKQFVMIDMYEIMREFQSEFELLFASKPCTEMKEDALNLTKLLAQTVQETIADFEDAVEMDTTETAVIDGSVHPLTSYVVTYVKYLFDYKSTLRLIFQEFDSANDPDTELRSAIRGIMRALRNNLDGKSRQYEEAALTQLFLMNNMYYIVRNFKRTEEARNWLGDDWVQTYGRIVQQHAQRYQTISCNKLLQCITVQSSDSSSIEDENITKTLVEDKFNTFNSQFEELHQRQCQWIVPDIELRESLRLAIAEILLPPYKSFLKLNGPIIEDGKNPQKYIRFTPEDLEQKLNDFFEGQNLD, from the exons ATGTCTCATGTATTGCACAAGTCTGATCTTCATGAGTTGATAGTACTTGAAGACAAACACAACGATGAATCTATCAAGGTAGACGACGGAGGAAAAGGCAACGCTCATTTTATAGATGAACATCATCTTGTGTTACATAAAGATGGTAAGGTTGATGATAGAACCACAATATATGATCCATTCAAATTCAAAGAGATTCTGGAAAATTACAG CAAGCCAATAGAACCTGATCACCTTTTCGAGTGTCTCCCAAGCAATCTTCGGCCATCACCAGACGGTGAAGGTAGTGGCTTAGAGAAAGCCAATTATTCGGTCCCAACAAGCATCCCACCAATGGTTTTGCCTCTCCTTCATGGTTTAGCCCAACAGATGGTTAAAGCTGGTCATCAGCAACAACTTATCAAAACTTACAG GGATACTCGTAGGGCAGTGTTGGAGCAGAGCCTTCAAAAATTAGGTGTCGAGAGATTTAGCAAAGATGAAGTTCACAAAATGAAGTGGGATATCTTAGGCGCCAAGATAAAGAACTGGATCCATTACATGCGAATATCA GTGAAACTTTTATTTgctatggaaaagaaaaactgCAACCAAATAATGGATGGTGTGGAGCCGCTCAGGGATCAATCTTTTGCCGAAATCACAACAGTTAGTTTTGATATGCTTCTTAGTTTCGGATATGCTATTGCCATTAGCCGATCACCGGATAAACAGTTTGTTATGATAGATATGTATGAGATAATGAGAGAGTTTCAATCAGAG TTTGAGTTGCTCTTTGCAAGCAAACCTTGTACCGAAATGAAAGAAGATGCACTGAATCTGACAAAGCTATTAGCTCAGACAGTGCAAGAAACTATTGCTGATTTCGAAGACGCTGTTGAAATGGATACGACTGAAACTGCTGTTATAGATGGATCCGTACATCCGCTAACTAGTTACGTTGTAACATACGTCAAGTACTTGTTcga TTACAAATCGACCTTGAGGCTAATTTTTCAAGAGTTTGATAGTGCTAACGATCCTGATACCGAGCTGAGATCCGCGATTAGGGGGATCATGAGGGCTTTACGGAACAATTTGGATGGTAAATCAAGACAGTACGAAGAGGCAGCATTAACTCAACTTTTCTTAATGAACAATATGTATTACATAGTGAGAAATTTCAAAAG GACTGAAGAAGCAAGGAATTGGTTGGGTGATGATTGGGTTCAAACATATGGAAGAATCGTACAACAACACGCACAGCGGTACCAGACAATTTCTTGTAATAAG CTTTTGCAGTGTATCACGGTTCAATCGAGTGATAGCAGTTCGATAGAGgatgaaaatataacaaaaacattagTAGAAGACAAATTTAATACTTTCAACTCTCAATTCGAAGAGCTTCACCAGAGACAATGCCAATGGATAGTTCCGGACATTGAGTTACGCGAATCTCTCAGGCTTGCTATTGCAGAGATTCTTTTACCTCCCTACAAATCTTTTCTCAAACTTAACGG GCCGATTATAGAAGATGGTAAGAACCCACAGAAGTATATAAGGTTCACTCCTGAGGATCTTGAGCAAAAGCTTAACGATTTTTTCGAAGGACAAAACTTGGATTAA
- the LOC104761246 gene encoding actin-depolymerizing factor 12, which yields MANAASGMAVEDECKLKFLELKAKRNYRFIIFRIDGQQVVVEKLGSPAENYDDFTNALPPNECRYAVYDFDFTTTENIQKSKIFFIAWSPDSSRVRMKMVYASSKDRFKRELDGIQVELQATDPSEMSLDIIISRAL from the exons ATG GCGAATGCGGCATCTGGGATGGCGGTAGAGGACGAGTGTAAGCTCAAGTTTTTGGAGCTAAAAGCGAAGAGAAACTATAGGTTCATAATATTCAGGATAGATGGACAACAAGTGGTGGTGGAAAAGCTGGGAAGCCCCGCGGAGAATTACGACGATTTCACCAATGCCCTACCGCCCAATGAGTGCCGCTATGctgtttatgactttgatttCACCACTACTGAGAATATCCAGAAGAGCAAGATCTTCTTCATAGCATG GTCACCGGATTCGTCGAGGGTAAGGATGAAGATGGTGTATGCTAGCTCAAAGGACAGGTTCAAGAGAGAATTGGATGGGATTCAGGTGGAGTTACAAGCCACTGATCCGAGCGAGATGAGTCTTGACATCATCATAAGTCGAGCTCTCTAG
- the LOC104761247 gene encoding DNA-binding protein HEXBP-like — protein sequence MVNQRRRLAQKRYKEAHPELFPKAEPTPPKDPDKKKKKKSLFKKKKPGSSTDRPQRKGSSTRHPLRVPGMKPGEGCFICHSKTHIAKLCPEKAEWERNKICLQCRRRGHSLKNCPDKKDDSFEKKLCYNCGDTGHSLSHCPYPLEDGGTKFASCFICKGQGHISKNCPQNKHGIYPMGGCCKVCGSVAHLVKDCPDKATQESAQPKRSSRFDATPRGKLTKLSGDDLEDDFTEEPKSIKISDDSDEKNPKKKQGPKIVNFVG from the exons ATGGTGAACCAAAGGCGTAGACTTGCTCAGAAGCGATACAAAGAAGCTCATCCAGAGCTGTTTCCAAAAGCAGAACCAACGCCACCAAAGGACcctgacaagaagaagaagaagaagagcttgtttaagaaaaagaaacctgGATCCTCCACTGATAGACCTCAGAGAAAAGGTTCTTCGACGAGGCATCCTCTCCGAGTTCCTGGTATGAAACCTGGAGAAGGCTGTTTTATCTGTCACTCCAAAACCCATATTGCTAAGCTCTGCCCTGAAAAAGCTGAGTGGGAGAGAAACAag ATATGCTTGCAATGTAGGAGAAGAGGGCATAGCCTAAAAAACTGCCCAGACAAGAAAGATGACAGCTTTGAGAAGAAGCTCTGTTACAATTGTGGAGATACTGGCCATTCACTTTCTCATTGTCCTTACCCTTTGGAAGATG GAGGGACCAAATTTGCAAGTTGTTTCATATGCAAGGGACAAGGGCACATAAGCAAGAACTGTCCTCAAAACAAGCATGGAATCTACCCAATG GGTGGGTGTTGTAAAGTATGCGGGAGTGTGGCGCATCTCGTCAAAGACTGTCCCGATAAAGCCACCCAAGAGTCAGCCCAACCAAAGAGGAGTTCAA GATTTGATGCTACACCAAGAGGAAAGCTCACTAAGCTTAGTGGGGACGATCTTGAGGACGATTTCACTGAAGAGCCCAAAAGCATCAAGATCTCTGATGATTCAGATgagaagaaccctaaaaagaAACAAGGTCCAAAGATTGTCAATTTCGTTGGATGA
- the LOC104761248 gene encoding uncharacterized protein LOC104761248 isoform X1, which yields MAMKTVFVTSMLLLAIYSQTTLGHEVKCENLDEDTCAFAVSSTGKRCVLEKSLRRSGIEVYSCRSSGIESDKVTNIIESNECIEACGLDRKSLGISSDALLESRFTQKLCSAKCFNQCPNVVDLFFNLAAGEGVFLPKLCESQRGKTRRAMSEIRSSGIAMDTLGPVGPVRLGEMAPEPATSVDIMPNVPAPSPY from the exons ATGGCTATGAAGACGGTATTTGTTACTTCTATGCTTCTCCTTGCCATCTATTCGCAAACGACGCTAG GGCACGAAGTGAAGTGCGAGAATCTTGATGAAGACACGTGCGCCTTCGCGGTCTCGTCGACAggaaaacgctgcgttttggagAAGAGCCTGAGGAGGAGTGGGATCGAGGTGTACTCGTGTCGATCATCCGGGATAGAATCGGACAAGGTCACAAACATAATTGAATCAAACGAGTGCATTGAAGCGTGTGGTCTAGACCGTAAATCTTTGGGTATATCTTCGGACGCATTGTTGGAATCTCGGTTTACACAGAAGCTCTGCTCGGCTAAATGCTTCAACCAGTGCCCTAACGTCGttgatctcttcttcaaccttgcTGCTGGCGAAG GAGTGTTTTTGCCAAAGCTATGTGAATCACAAAGAGGGAAGACAAGAAGAGCAATGTCAGAAATTAGGAGCTCGGGAATTGCAATGGACACTCTTGGACCAGTTGGACCAGTCAGGTTGGGTGAGATGGCACCGGAGCCGGCTACTTCAGTCGACATCATGCCTAATGTGCCGGCACCTTCACCGTATTAA
- the LOC104761248 gene encoding uncharacterized protein LOC104761248 isoform X2, giving the protein MAMKTVFVTSMLLLAIYSQTTLGHEVKCENLDEDTCAFAVSSTGKRCVLEKSVRRSGIEVYSCRSSGIESDKVTNIIESNECIEACGLDRKSLGISSDALLESRFTQKLCSAKCFNQCPNVVDLFFNLAAGEGVFLPKLCESQRGKTRRAMSEIRSSGIAMDTLGPVGPVRLGEMAPEPATSVDIMPNVPAPSPY; this is encoded by the exons ATGGCTATGAAGACGGTATTTGTTACTTCTATGCTTCTCCTTGCCATCTATTCGCAAACGACGCTAG GGCACGAAGTGAAGTGCGAGAATCTGGATGAAGACACGTGCGCCTTCGCAGTCTCGTCGACAGGAAAGCGCTGCGTTTTGGAGAAGAGCGTGAGGAGGAGTGGGATCGAGGTGTACTCGTGTCGATCATCCGGGATAGAATCGGACAAGGTCACAAACATAATTGAATCAAACGAGTGCATTGAAGCGTGTGGTCTAGACCGTAAATCTTTGGGTATATCTTCGGACGCATTGTTGGAATCTCGGTTTACACAGAAGCTCTGCTCGGCTAAATGCTTCAACCAGTGCCCTAACGTCGttgatctcttcttcaaccttgcTGCTGGCGAAG GAGTGTTTTTGCCAAAGCTATGTGAATCACAAAGAGGGAAGACAAGAAGAGCAATGTCAGAAATTAGGAGCTCGGGAATTGCAATGGACACTCTTGGACCAGTTGGACCAGTCAGGTTGGGTGAGATGGCACCGGAGCCGGCTACTTCAGTCGACATCATGCCTAATGTGCCGGCACCTTCACCGTATTAA